A window of Oncorhynchus kisutch isolate 150728-3 linkage group LG10, Okis_V2, whole genome shotgun sequence contains these coding sequences:
- the LOC116375903 gene encoding myosin heavy chain, embryonic smooth muscle isoform-like, whose amino-acid sequence MEKANSCMKQLKRQLEEAEEEATRANAYHRKLQRELDDATEASEGLRREVNTLINTLKSRLRRGGPISFSSSRSGRRQLQVEGTSLDLLSDNEVENKTTDANANETPAAPQPE is encoded by the exons ATGGAGAAGGCCAACTCTTGCATGAAGCAGCTGAAGAGGCAGCttgaggaggctgaggaggaggcCACACGTGCCAACGCCTACCACAGGAAGCTGCAGAGGGAGCTGGATGATGCCACTGAGGCCAGCGAGGGTCTCAGACGTGAGGTCAACACACTCATCAACACACTCAAGAGCCGCCTCAG GCGTGGAGGCCCCATCAGTTTCTCCTCCAGCCGCTCAGGCAGGCGTCAGCTGCAGGTGGAGGGAACATCGCTCGACCTCCTATCTGACAATGAGGTGGAAAACAAGACCACGGACGCCAATGCCAACGAGACGCCAGCAGCTCCCCAACCAGAGTAG